Proteins encoded within one genomic window of Acidovorax sp. 107:
- a CDS encoding nucleotide pyrophosphohydrolase — protein sequence MSEVAATTLQQLALRLQDFAQQRDWSQFHSPKNLASALIVEAGELLEHFQWLTEEQSRNLPADKKQAIAHEMADVLLYLVQIATALDVNLIEAANAKVAINEQKYPADQARGNSRKYDEL from the coding sequence ATGTCTGAAGTCGCCGCCACCACGCTGCAACAACTTGCCTTGCGCCTGCAGGACTTCGCGCAGCAGCGCGACTGGAGCCAGTTCCATTCACCCAAAAATTTGGCGTCTGCCCTGATCGTGGAGGCCGGCGAGCTGCTGGAGCACTTTCAGTGGCTCACTGAGGAGCAAAGCCGCAACCTGCCAGCGGACAAGAAGCAGGCCATCGCGCACGAGATGGCGGACGTTCTGCTGTATTTGGTGCAGATAGCTACGGCGCTGGACGTGAATCTGATCGAGGCTGCGAATGCAAAGGTGGCAATCAATGAGCAGAAATACCCTGCGGATCAAGCCAGAGGCAACAGTCGGAAGTACGACGAGCTGTAG
- a CDS encoding DUF3883 domain-containing protein — MDWSREEVEAIVADYLHMLTLELAGQSYSKTAHRRALQSKLNSRSDGSIEFKHGNISAAMLALGFPYIRGYQPRSNFQALLLTVLEEQVGTRPALDQAAMVAVQQPAIAPLQSDFSQVKAPAPIRQHRTAEAQTPLSFAGVKRDYLEREARNQSLGLAGEEFVLQYEHWRLNQLGQPKLANRVEHVSRTKGDGLGFDVLSYETDGRERFVEVKTTTFGKDTPFFVSRGELKLSTQAKDQFHLYRLFEFRKTPRLFALVGALEQHCSLDAITYRASFN; from the coding sequence ATGGATTGGTCGAGGGAAGAAGTTGAGGCCATCGTCGCAGACTACCTCCACATGTTGACGTTGGAGCTCGCCGGCCAAAGCTACAGCAAGACAGCGCACCGCCGCGCACTTCAGTCCAAACTCAACAGCCGCTCCGATGGATCGATAGAGTTCAAACACGGCAATATCAGCGCGGCCATGCTCGCGCTGGGGTTTCCATACATTCGGGGCTATCAACCACGTTCAAACTTCCAAGCACTCTTGCTCACTGTGCTTGAAGAGCAAGTAGGAACAAGGCCAGCGCTTGACCAAGCGGCGATGGTTGCGGTTCAGCAGCCTGCCATCGCTCCGCTGCAGTCAGATTTCTCGCAGGTGAAAGCGCCGGCGCCGATCAGACAACACCGAACCGCTGAGGCGCAAACACCACTGAGTTTCGCGGGAGTCAAAAGGGACTATCTGGAACGGGAAGCACGGAACCAATCGCTTGGTTTGGCGGGAGAGGAGTTTGTCCTCCAGTATGAACACTGGCGACTCAACCAGTTGGGCCAACCAAAACTTGCAAACCGCGTGGAACACGTCTCTCGCACCAAAGGAGATGGACTAGGGTTTGATGTGCTGTCATACGAAACTGATGGTCGTGAGCGATTCGTGGAGGTGAAGACCACGACTTTTGGGAAAGACACGCCGTTCTTTGTGTCGAGGGGCGAACTCAAACTGTCAACTCAGGCCAAAGACCAGTTCCACCTGTATCGCCTCTTTGAATTCAGAAAAACACCCCGCTTGTTTGCTTTGGTGGGAGCGCTTGAACAACACTGTTCATTGGACGCGATCACCTACCGCGCAAGCTTCAACTGA
- a CDS encoding DNA/RNA helicase domain-containing protein: MQQYDEGQWIKVQGSASRVIIYQANKREFLQHAFADNIEDVVSKHYKHATGQSVGPAELRSWTNSLSHMAKVLYDDEIPDDAGVAIEYQVPQTSKRIDFLITGLDEQRQPKVVIVELKQWSEARVSEKDGIIWARRGGRAGESEGAHPSYQAWSYAALLNDFNTAVLDDGMVLQPCAYLHNYPQRDGVIDHPKYTPHIDKAPLFLKPERDRLQAFIRQHVRHGDCKNLLYRIEHGRIQPSKMLADAVVGLLQGKNEFVLIDDQKLVYESVLEAEAKAVNGPKQVVIVQGGPGTGKSVVAINLLAALIGKGRNARYVSKNAAPRAVFEAKLTGTFKKTRISNLFSGSGGFTDPAADSFDALIVDEAHRLNEKSGLYGNLGENQVKEIITSARCCVFLVDDDQRVTIADIGHTGELRKWAAALGAQVTELNLASQFRCSGSDGYVAWLDDTLAIRSTANQTLDTTEYDFRVVDSPTELHELIEKKNQVANKARVVAGYCWGWPSKTDSQAYDIDIPEYGYQRRWNLSQDGSLWIVTPGSVEQVGCIHTCQGLELDYVGVIIGPDLVYREGQIRPDANGRARSDKSIKGLKSLVKKNPVAAQEMADRIIKNTYRTLMTRGMRGCFVYCTDRLLAEYLRSRLRGVVMEQPVEHVDRGIAAKAPASNVIPLRVVSAAERAAGKNAAPLIDLRFAAGSFSESQSFEEGAQQWIELPDWIPYQPGFFVAQVVGESMNRRIPNGSWCLFRAAPGGTRNGKVVVVQHRSIDDPETGGSYTIKRYSSEKIMEADGTWRHTRIELWPETDSPGFEAIVLEVGEDEEFAVVAEMLTVL, translated from the coding sequence TTGCAGCAATACGACGAAGGCCAGTGGATCAAAGTACAGGGGAGTGCATCGCGGGTGATCATCTACCAAGCCAACAAGCGCGAATTTCTGCAGCACGCTTTTGCGGACAACATCGAAGACGTTGTCTCCAAGCACTACAAACACGCTACTGGCCAAAGCGTTGGCCCCGCCGAGCTGCGGTCTTGGACCAATTCGCTATCGCACATGGCGAAGGTGCTCTACGACGACGAGATTCCCGACGATGCAGGCGTGGCTATTGAGTACCAAGTGCCGCAGACGTCCAAGCGCATCGACTTCCTGATCACCGGCCTGGACGAGCAGCGCCAGCCCAAGGTGGTCATTGTCGAACTCAAGCAATGGTCTGAAGCGCGAGTGAGCGAGAAGGACGGGATTATCTGGGCGCGGCGAGGGGGACGGGCCGGCGAGAGCGAAGGCGCGCATCCCTCGTACCAGGCCTGGTCGTATGCGGCGCTGCTCAACGACTTCAACACCGCCGTGCTGGATGACGGGATGGTGCTGCAGCCCTGCGCCTACCTGCACAACTATCCACAGCGCGACGGGGTGATCGACCACCCAAAATACACGCCCCACATCGACAAGGCACCCCTCTTCCTCAAACCCGAGAGGGATCGGCTGCAGGCCTTTATCCGGCAGCATGTGCGACATGGAGACTGCAAGAACCTGCTGTACCGCATCGAGCATGGCCGTATTCAACCCTCGAAGATGCTGGCAGATGCCGTAGTCGGCCTTCTGCAGGGCAAGAACGAATTCGTGCTGATCGATGACCAGAAACTGGTCTATGAGAGCGTGCTGGAGGCAGAGGCGAAGGCTGTCAATGGACCAAAGCAGGTCGTCATCGTGCAGGGCGGCCCTGGCACCGGCAAATCGGTGGTTGCAATTAACCTTTTGGCTGCGCTAATCGGAAAAGGGCGGAATGCCCGCTATGTGTCGAAGAACGCCGCGCCACGCGCCGTGTTCGAAGCAAAGCTAACAGGTACGTTCAAGAAGACCCGCATCAGCAACCTGTTCAGCGGCTCCGGTGGATTCACCGACCCTGCTGCAGACAGCTTCGATGCGCTGATCGTGGACGAGGCACATCGGCTCAACGAAAAGTCCGGCTTGTATGGCAACCTGGGGGAAAACCAGGTCAAGGAGATCATCACTTCGGCACGGTGCTGCGTGTTCTTAGTGGATGACGACCAACGGGTCACTATCGCGGATATTGGGCACACCGGCGAGCTACGCAAGTGGGCCGCTGCGTTGGGTGCGCAAGTGACCGAACTGAATCTGGCCTCGCAGTTCCGTTGTAGTGGTTCTGATGGCTACGTGGCCTGGCTAGACGACACCCTTGCCATCCGTTCCACAGCCAACCAGACGCTCGACACAACTGAATACGACTTTCGGGTGGTCGACAGCCCAACCGAGTTGCATGAGCTGATCGAAAAGAAGAACCAGGTTGCCAACAAGGCGCGGGTGGTGGCAGGCTACTGCTGGGGATGGCCCAGCAAAACGGATTCGCAGGCGTACGACATCGACATACCGGAGTACGGCTACCAGCGGCGCTGGAATCTCAGCCAAGACGGTAGCCTCTGGATTGTGACGCCCGGCTCAGTAGAGCAAGTGGGCTGCATCCACACCTGCCAGGGGCTGGAGCTTGACTATGTCGGCGTGATCATCGGCCCGGACCTTGTGTACAGGGAGGGTCAGATCCGGCCCGATGCTAACGGCCGCGCCCGATCTGACAAATCTATTAAGGGTTTGAAAAGCCTAGTGAAGAAGAACCCCGTCGCTGCCCAGGAGATGGCAGACCGCATCATCAAGAACACCTACCGCACACTGATGACGCGCGGAATGCGCGGATGCTTTGTGTACTGCACAGATCGCCTTTTGGCAGAGTACCTGCGATCGCGCTTGAGAGGCGTCGTCATGGAGCAACCTGTTGAGCACGTTGACAGGGGCATAGCTGCGAAAGCACCAGCAAGCAACGTTATCCCACTGCGGGTGGTGAGCGCCGCCGAACGAGCTGCCGGAAAGAATGCAGCCCCACTGATCGACCTGCGATTTGCAGCTGGTTCCTTCTCTGAATCGCAGTCGTTTGAAGAAGGCGCGCAACAGTGGATAGAACTACCGGACTGGATTCCATATCAGCCCGGCTTTTTTGTAGCCCAAGTGGTGGGCGAGTCCATGAACAGGCGGATACCCAACGGCTCTTGGTGCCTCTTCCGTGCGGCACCAGGGGGTACTCGCAACGGCAAGGTTGTGGTGGTTCAGCATCGCAGCATTGATGATCCGGAAACTGGCGGCAGCTACACCATCAAACGATATTCAAGTGAGAAGATCATGGAAGCAGATGGAACGTGGCGCCATACGCGCATAGAGCTGTGGCCAGAGACGGACAGCCCGGGATTTGAAGCTATCGTGCTGGAAGTTGGCGAAGACGAGGAGTTTGCTGTAGTCGCAGAAATGTTGACGGTGCTCTAA
- a CDS encoding response regulator: MTTPAPDHILIVDDDAGIRELAAEYLQRQGLQVSVAADGRQMREVLATQRIDLLVLDLMLPGTDGITLCRELRSPGAPPLPIIMLTARSDEADRILGLELGADDYLTKPFAARELLARIHAVLRRTRMLPPNLAVAEPARHLAFGDWRLDTTARHLLDATGAVVALSGAEYRLLRVLLDHPQRILTRDQLLQLTQGRDADVFDRSIDLLVSRVRQRLGDGARGSRYIKTVRNEGYVFCADVQAAPAPAGAAP; encoded by the coding sequence ATGACGACGCCCGCTCCCGACCACATCCTGATCGTCGATGACGACGCTGGCATCCGCGAACTGGCTGCCGAGTACCTGCAGCGCCAGGGCCTGCAGGTGAGCGTGGCCGCCGACGGGCGGCAGATGCGTGAGGTGCTGGCCACACAGCGCATCGACCTGCTGGTGCTGGACCTGATGCTGCCGGGTACCGACGGCATCACCCTGTGCCGTGAGCTGCGCAGTCCCGGCGCGCCGCCGCTGCCCATCATCATGCTCACCGCGCGCAGCGACGAGGCCGACCGCATCCTGGGCCTGGAGCTGGGTGCAGACGACTACCTGACCAAACCCTTTGCCGCGCGCGAGCTGCTGGCACGCATCCACGCCGTGCTGCGGCGCACGCGCATGCTGCCGCCCAACCTGGCCGTGGCCGAACCCGCGCGCCACCTTGCGTTTGGCGACTGGCGGCTGGACACCACCGCACGCCACCTGCTCGATGCCACGGGCGCGGTGGTGGCACTGTCGGGCGCCGAATACCGGCTGCTGCGTGTGCTGCTGGACCACCCGCAGCGCATCCTCACACGCGACCAGTTACTGCAGCTCACGCAGGGGCGCGATGCCGATGTGTTCGACCGCTCCATCGACCTGCTGGTGAGCCGCGTGCGCCAGCGGCTCGGCGATGGTGCGCGCGGCTCGCGCTACATCAAGACCGTGCGTAACGAGGGCTATGTGTTCTGCGCCGATGTGCAAGCAGCACCAGCACCCGCAGGAGCCGCGCCATGA
- a CDS encoding AMP-binding protein, with product MSPQPWLASYGAIPAHIDPDSHPSIVHLLCAAMQRYAHRPAFTCLGQTLTYAHVDQQSRAFAAYLQNVLRVRKGDRIAVMCPNLMAFPIAMLGIARAGCVQVNVNPLYTPRELEHQLLDAGARVMVIYAGSTATLAAIQDRVELHSIITVAPGDGIAADLPGPQVDAHLHTTTSFARALAEGATLPFAPPVLEGSDLLFLQYTGGTTGLSKGAMLTHRNLVANVEQFKAFVPDALRPAQEVVVTAIPLYHIFALMVNLISYFAVGARNWLVPNPRDLDALIHVLNAARPSVFMGVNTLYAGLAAHPGTQGVDFSNLRLLDDQGHPAPLGQPGEVCVKGPQVMGGYWQQPEANAAAFTPDGYFRTGDIGQLDECGFLKIVDRKKDMVIVSGFNVFPNEVEAVATACLGVLECACIGVPDEKTGEALRLYVVRAAGTAPPVDADHIAAHCRAALTAYKVPRQIVFVEALPKSSVGKILRRELRDMA from the coding sequence ATGTCCCCCCAACCCTGGCTGGCCAGCTATGGCGCCATCCCTGCCCACATCGATCCCGACAGCCATCCCAGCATCGTGCACCTGCTGTGTGCCGCCATGCAGCGCTACGCGCACCGGCCCGCATTCACCTGCCTGGGGCAGACGCTGACCTATGCGCATGTGGACCAGCAATCCCGCGCGTTTGCGGCCTACCTGCAGAACGTGCTGCGCGTGCGCAAGGGCGACCGCATCGCCGTGATGTGCCCGAACCTGATGGCGTTCCCTATCGCCATGCTCGGTATTGCGCGCGCAGGCTGCGTGCAGGTCAACGTCAATCCGCTCTACACTCCGCGCGAGCTGGAGCACCAGCTACTAGACGCAGGCGCCCGGGTGATGGTGATCTATGCCGGGTCTACCGCCACCCTGGCCGCCATCCAGGACCGGGTGGAACTGCACAGCATCATCACCGTGGCGCCCGGCGACGGCATCGCAGCCGACCTGCCCGGACCTCAGGTGGATGCCCACCTGCACACCACCACCTCGTTCGCGCGCGCCCTGGCCGAGGGCGCCACCCTGCCCTTTGCGCCGCCCGTGCTGGAGGGTAGCGACCTGCTGTTCCTGCAGTACACCGGGGGCACCACCGGCCTGTCCAAGGGCGCCATGCTCACGCACCGCAACCTGGTGGCCAATGTGGAGCAGTTCAAGGCCTTCGTGCCCGATGCCCTGCGCCCCGCGCAGGAGGTCGTCGTTACGGCCATTCCGCTGTATCACATCTTCGCGCTGATGGTGAACCTGATCAGCTACTTTGCGGTGGGCGCACGCAACTGGCTGGTGCCCAACCCGCGTGACCTGGACGCGCTGATCCACGTGCTGAACGCCGCGCGCCCCAGCGTGTTCATGGGGGTCAACACGCTGTACGCCGGGCTGGCAGCGCACCCCGGCACGCAGGGCGTGGACTTCTCCAACCTGCGGCTGCTGGACGACCAGGGCCACCCCGCACCCCTGGGCCAGCCCGGCGAGGTCTGCGTGAAAGGCCCCCAGGTTATGGGCGGCTACTGGCAACAGCCCGAGGCCAACGCCGCCGCCTTCACGCCCGACGGCTACTTTCGCACCGGCGACATCGGCCAGCTGGACGAGTGCGGCTTCCTCAAGATCGTGGACCGCAAGAAGGACATGGTCATCGTCTCAGGCTTCAACGTCTTTCCCAACGAAGTCGAAGCCGTGGCCACCGCCTGCCTTGGCGTGCTGGAATGCGCCTGCATCGGTGTGCCAGACGAGAAGACGGGCGAGGCGCTGCGGCTGTATGTGGTGCGCGCGGCGGGCACTGCGCCACCGGTGGATGCAGACCACATTGCAGCCCACTGCCGCGCCGCGCTCACCGCCTACAAGGTGCCCCGGCAGATCGTGTTTGTGGAGGCCCTGCCCAAGTCCAGCGTCGGCAAGATCCTGCGCCGCGAGCTGCGCGACATGGCGTAA
- a CDS encoding DUF2147 domain-containing protein codes for MKPSIAVTALLTLGLAQAASAQEAAAAPPAAAAPAPGATHPKAPLGRWITESGNLEVNIAPCNPAGGNALCGKVVRVLANRSMSAPGADMAAADARPALGMTLLSGLRPAEGGSSEYQGEIYNRENAKTYRVNLTPAEPEQLLVHAYVGIPLFGKTQVWRRPAAEQGSGQ; via the coding sequence ATGAAACCATCCATCGCCGTGACCGCCCTGCTGACCCTGGGCCTGGCGCAGGCAGCCAGCGCGCAAGAGGCTGCGGCAGCGCCGCCAGCCGCCGCGGCACCTGCGCCGGGTGCAACCCACCCTAAAGCCCCCTTGGGCCGCTGGATCACCGAAAGCGGCAATCTGGAAGTGAACATCGCACCCTGCAACCCCGCCGGTGGCAACGCCCTGTGCGGCAAGGTGGTGCGCGTGCTGGCCAACCGCTCCATGAGCGCGCCGGGCGCTGACATGGCGGCAGCCGACGCGCGGCCTGCGCTGGGCATGACGCTGCTGTCGGGCCTGCGCCCGGCGGAGGGCGGCAGCAGCGAGTACCAGGGCGAAATCTACAACCGCGAGAACGCCAAGACCTACCGCGTCAACCTGACGCCAGCCGAGCCGGAGCAACTGCTGGTGCACGCGTATGTGGGCATTCCGCTGTTCGGCAAGACCCAGGTGTGGCGCCGCCCAGCGGCCGAGCAGGGGAGCGGGCAATGA
- a CDS encoding cytochrome c biogenesis CcdA family protein, which translates to MTMATTSPWLAVAAGMLTVGAPCVLPMLPVVLGASVSGADSAQRTRPLFIALGFALSFAAVALLFSSFTQVLGVSQEGLRRFAAVMLLVFGVLTLWPRPFQWLSQHAGGVLNRLASLGMGSGGGNWGGLLLGLSLGAVWTPCAGPVLASILTLIATEPAGVGTAVLLLAYSTGAALPMLAIAYGGQAAATHVRRIARHAHRVQQVFGVVVIAIALAMLWEVDGQITVWLTQFYPSGWGGL; encoded by the coding sequence ATGACCATGGCCACCACCTCGCCATGGCTGGCGGTGGCCGCCGGCATGCTCACGGTGGGCGCGCCCTGCGTGTTGCCCATGCTGCCCGTGGTGCTGGGGGCCTCGGTGAGCGGTGCCGACTCAGCACAGCGCACACGCCCGCTGTTCATTGCCCTGGGCTTTGCACTGTCGTTCGCGGCCGTGGCACTGCTGTTCAGCAGCTTCACGCAGGTGCTGGGTGTGTCGCAAGAAGGCCTGCGCCGCTTTGCCGCCGTGATGCTGCTGGTGTTTGGCGTGCTCACCTTGTGGCCCCGGCCGTTCCAATGGCTCAGCCAACATGCGGGCGGCGTGCTCAACCGCTTGGCCAGCCTGGGCATGGGCAGCGGGGGCGGCAACTGGGGCGGGCTGCTGCTGGGCCTGAGCCTCGGTGCGGTCTGGACGCCCTGCGCCGGGCCTGTGCTCGCCTCCATCCTCACCCTCATCGCCACGGAGCCTGCGGGCGTGGGCACCGCCGTGCTGCTGCTCGCGTATTCCACCGGTGCCGCGCTGCCCATGCTGGCCATCGCCTACGGCGGCCAGGCTGCCGCCACCCATGTGCGCCGCATTGCCCGCCACGCGCACCGCGTGCAGCAGGTGTTTGGCGTGGTGGTCATTGCCATCGCGCTGGCCATGCTGTGGGAGGTGGATGGGCAGATCACCGTCTGGCTTACGCAGTTTTATCCCTCGGGCTGGGGCGGCCTGTAA
- a CDS encoding thioredoxin family protein produces MTLHPSSPRFSERRAFLASMAAALAAPGLAYAAGPASPAAALPDLGAAPEFTGIERWLNSEPLSLAQLRGRVVLVDFWTYACINCIRTLPHVNRWAEQYTPQGLTVVGVHTPEFPFERPTANVEAAMRRHGVKHPVAQDNRYGTWKAYGNQYWPATYLIDAQGRIRYKHFGEGEYERTEGVIRTLLAARG; encoded by the coding sequence ATGACATTGCACCCCTCTTCCCCGCGCTTTTCCGAGCGCCGCGCTTTCCTGGCGTCGATGGCCGCTGCACTGGCGGCCCCTGGCTTGGCGTATGCAGCGGGCCCCGCCAGCCCCGCCGCAGCGTTGCCCGACTTGGGCGCTGCGCCCGAGTTCACCGGCATCGAGCGCTGGCTCAACTCCGAACCGCTGAGCCTGGCGCAGTTGCGCGGCCGCGTGGTGCTGGTGGACTTCTGGACGTACGCCTGCATCAACTGCATCCGCACCCTGCCCCATGTAAACCGCTGGGCCGAGCAATACACGCCCCAGGGGCTCACCGTGGTGGGCGTGCATACGCCAGAGTTTCCGTTCGAGCGCCCGACCGCCAATGTGGAAGCTGCCATGCGCCGCCACGGCGTCAAGCACCCTGTGGCACAGGACAACCGCTACGGCACCTGGAAGGCCTACGGCAACCAGTACTGGCCCGCCACCTACCTCATCGATGCGCAAGGCCGCATTCGCTACAAGCACTTTGGCGAAGGCGAGTACGAGCGCACCGAGGGCGTGATCCGCACCTTGCTGGCCGCGCGGGGCTGA
- a CDS encoding serine hydrolase, which translates to MRSFHRHLTPSFTAVALACTLLGAAPDSQAQAPQLPPPDATNPVTLQLMQGFPPAPDKVVRLANILKYPNVRWAAQHLRELGPTATIWRGAAAPSALPAAPRALPDTLAFADDKGAPTTLADWQKATYTDALLVLHRGRVVYERYHIGMQPQQPHVLWSMSKSLVGLLVTELIQEGAIDASARIVRYLPELANSAWADATVQQTLDMTTSVKYAEDFADPTSGVFQYLAAAGLQPARPGSNGAKSMAEHLPTVQKDGEHGTAFAYKSVDTEVLGWLLQRVTGKSYATLLSERIWSKLGTQEDAYVFADANGGQATSVGVNATLRDLGRLGEMLRSNGRFNGQQIVSPATIAELRKGADPAQFIKAPGTAMRAGYSYHNQWWIPHDADGTFEAKGLMGQHIHINPAAELVVVKFSTHPVPNTAFTHALDRQAFAALAKAVR; encoded by the coding sequence ATGCGCTCTTTTCATCGCCACCTCACCCCTTCCTTCACCGCCGTCGCCTTGGCCTGCACCCTGCTGGGGGCCGCTCCTGACAGCCAGGCCCAGGCTCCGCAGCTGCCGCCGCCGGACGCCACCAACCCTGTGACCCTGCAGTTGATGCAGGGCTTCCCTCCGGCGCCCGACAAGGTCGTGCGCCTGGCCAACATCCTCAAGTACCCCAACGTGCGCTGGGCCGCGCAGCACCTGCGCGAACTGGGGCCCACGGCCACCATCTGGCGCGGTGCAGCAGCGCCCAGCGCACTGCCCGCAGCGCCGCGTGCCTTGCCCGACACGCTGGCGTTTGCCGACGACAAGGGCGCGCCCACCACGCTGGCCGACTGGCAGAAGGCCACCTACACCGACGCCCTGCTGGTGCTGCACCGGGGCCGTGTGGTGTATGAGCGTTATCACATCGGCATGCAGCCGCAGCAGCCACATGTGCTGTGGTCCATGAGCAAATCGCTGGTGGGGCTGCTGGTGACCGAACTCATCCAGGAAGGCGCCATCGACGCCAGTGCGCGCATCGTGCGTTACCTGCCCGAGCTGGCCAACAGCGCCTGGGCCGATGCCACCGTGCAGCAGACCCTGGACATGACCACCAGCGTGAAATACGCAGAAGACTTTGCGGACCCCACCTCCGGTGTCTTTCAGTACTTGGCCGCTGCGGGCCTGCAGCCTGCGCGCCCCGGCAGCAATGGGGCCAAGAGCATGGCCGAGCACCTGCCCACTGTGCAAAAGGACGGCGAGCACGGCACCGCATTTGCCTACAAATCGGTGGACACGGAAGTGCTGGGCTGGCTGCTGCAGCGCGTCACCGGCAAGAGCTACGCTACGCTGCTGTCCGAGCGCATCTGGTCCAAGCTGGGCACGCAAGAGGACGCGTACGTTTTTGCCGATGCCAACGGCGGCCAGGCCACCAGCGTGGGCGTGAACGCCACTCTGCGCGACCTGGGCCGTCTGGGCGAGATGCTGCGATCCAATGGCCGCTTCAACGGCCAGCAGATCGTCTCGCCCGCCACCATTGCCGAGCTGCGCAAAGGGGCCGACCCCGCCCAGTTCATCAAGGCCCCTGGCACGGCCATGCGTGCGGGCTACTCGTACCACAACCAGTGGTGGATACCCCACGATGCCGATGGCACTTTTGAAGCCAAGGGCCTGATGGGCCAGCACATCCACATCAACCCGGCGGCCGAGCTGGTGGTTGTGAAGTTCTCCACGCACCCCGTGCCCAACACCGCCTTCACCCACGCGTTGGACCGGCAAGCCTTTGCGGCGCTGGCCAAGGCCGTGCGCTGA
- a CDS encoding ATP-binding protein: protein MTLRWWPRSLFGRILLVMALGLALAHALTFVLAFTERSMTMRRAMVSYFASDVASSVAMLERLPAAERAQWVDRLARRNYRFALVEPLDAPADPSQLARLVASAVAATLPADRAVQVIDPHVPGTELRLQLRLADGTPLAVDMDEPRLQISPWVLGALALQLALLVGLCAWAVRAATRPLRTLADAADALGADRPAVPLAEDGPREVQRAAVAFNHMQQRIQTHLQERMQILAAVSHDLQTPITRLRLRADLLDDTTLRDKLHADLAEMQSLVEEGIAYARSSQAVREPPQRVDLRALVESIARDYADAGLPVQMLQAVDVTCDTRPQALRRLLCNLVDNALNFAGAAELTLEVERPGQWLVRVLDRGPGIPQTDLAAVLQPYVRLEDSRNRGTGGTGLGLAIASELAKALGGRLVLGPRADGAQGLEARVELPEALPA, encoded by the coding sequence ATGACGCTGCGCTGGTGGCCGCGCTCTTTGTTTGGGCGCATCTTGCTAGTGATGGCACTGGGCCTGGCGCTGGCGCATGCGCTGACGTTTGTGCTCGCGTTCACCGAGCGCAGCATGACCATGCGACGGGCCATGGTGTCGTATTTCGCCAGTGACGTGGCCAGCTCCGTGGCCATGCTGGAACGCCTGCCCGCTGCCGAGCGCGCGCAGTGGGTGGACCGGCTGGCACGCCGCAACTACCGCTTTGCGCTGGTCGAACCGCTGGACGCCCCCGCAGACCCGTCCCAACTCGCACGCCTGGTCGCCAGCGCCGTGGCAGCCACACTGCCTGCCGACCGGGCCGTGCAGGTGATCGACCCCCATGTGCCGGGCACCGAGCTGCGGCTGCAGCTGCGCCTGGCCGACGGTACGCCCCTGGCCGTGGACATGGACGAGCCCCGGCTGCAGATCTCGCCCTGGGTGCTGGGCGCACTGGCGCTGCAGCTGGCGCTGCTGGTGGGCCTGTGCGCCTGGGCCGTGCGCGCGGCCACGCGGCCCCTGCGCACGCTGGCCGATGCGGCCGATGCGCTGGGGGCCGACCGCCCCGCCGTGCCCTTGGCTGAAGACGGCCCGCGCGAGGTGCAACGCGCCGCCGTTGCCTTCAACCACATGCAGCAGCGCATCCAGACGCACCTGCAGGAGCGCATGCAGATCCTGGCCGCAGTTTCGCACGACCTGCAAACACCCATCACCCGGCTGCGCCTGCGTGCAGACTTGCTGGACGACACCACGCTGCGCGACAAGCTGCACGCCGACCTGGCCGAGATGCAGTCGCTGGTGGAAGAGGGCATTGCCTACGCGCGCTCATCACAGGCCGTGCGCGAGCCCCCGCAGCGCGTGGACCTGCGCGCGCTGGTGGAAAGCATTGCGCGCGACTACGCCGATGCCGGCTTGCCGGTGCAAATGTTGCAGGCGGTGGATGTGACCTGCGACACCCGCCCCCAGGCCCTGCGCCGCCTGCTGTGCAACCTGGTGGACAACGCGCTCAATTTTGCGGGTGCTGCCGAGCTGACGCTGGAGGTGGAGAGGCCGGGCCAGTGGCTGGTACGCGTGCTGGATCGCGGGCCTGGCATCCCCCAGACTGACCTCGCCGCCGTGCTGCAGCCCTATGTACGGCTGGAAGATTCGCGCAACCGGGGCACCGGCGGCACCGGCCTGGGCCTGGCCATTGCCAGCGAACTGGCCAAGGCCCTGGGAGGCCGCCTGGTGCTGGGGCCGCGCGCAGACGGCGCGCAGGGGCTGGAGGCGCGGGTGGAGCTGCCGGAGGCGCTCCCCGCATAG
- a CDS encoding YkgJ family cysteine cluster protein, which translates to MRSPIAIVDVDRLDTWTRYRAGLCDTCAANCCTMPLEVQLSDLVRLELVDPFEAEHEEIRHIAKRLQKARLIDHFNHKNAIFTMARRASGDCNFLDPKTRLCTVYDKRPETCRLHPQKKSPKPGYCAYGARDLQRRG; encoded by the coding sequence ATGCGCTCCCCCATCGCCATCGTTGACGTAGACCGCCTGGACACCTGGACCCGCTACCGCGCAGGCCTGTGCGACACCTGCGCGGCCAACTGCTGCACGATGCCGCTGGAAGTGCAACTGTCGGACCTGGTGCGGCTCGAACTGGTGGACCCGTTCGAGGCTGAGCATGAAGAGATTCGCCACATTGCCAAGCGGCTGCAGAAGGCGCGGCTGATTGACCACTTCAACCACAAGAACGCGATCTTCACGATGGCGCGGCGGGCGAGTGGGGACTGCAACTTTCTCGACCCCAAGACCCGACTGTGCACGGTGTATGACAAGCGGCCCGAGACCTGTCGCCTGCACCCGCAGAAGAAGAGCCCCAAGCCGGGCTACTGCGCCTATGGGGCGCGGGATTTGCAGCGGCGGGGCTGA